From Chryseotalea sp. WA131a:
GACCTTTTGCGCCTTGTGCCCACGAGAATGGAATCATTAATCCGCCTACTTCTTGGAAATCGCTAAACTTGCTTTGGGCAATCATACCTTTGTTTTCCCCTGATTTAATTTCTGATTCAACCATTAGAGGCACAAAGTTTTCTGCATCGAAATAGTAAAACTCTACACTTTCTTCAGGCTTACCATCTACCTTAATTGGATTTTTTGTCATCTTTAATTTAAAAGTTTCCGTTCCGTCAACAGATTCCTTTCCCAATAATTCTAATTTAAATTTCTTTTCTTTATACATAAGGAACACAAATGGATAATCACTTCCCAAGTTTGCCTTCAAGTTTTCTGTAGATTCAGCATCGCTCTTTTCGGCTTTTTGATTCATGAAATTTGTTGACCAAAGTGTGGTTCCATCAAAAACCCCTTGCTTCACTTCCTTTCCTTGTATCGTTATTTTTGTCATTTGCCTACCGTCTTTCATAAAAACCAACTCAAGAGGAATGTCCATCCCCTGTTGGTTTACCTTAGCGGTCATTTTCACTCCTTGCACAGCTTTCCACTTATCCAAGCCTCCTGTATTCTCAAAATACTTGGCAATAATCTCATCCGCAGTTTGTGCGTTTGCAGCAACGAAAAAAATCATGGCCGCCATGGTCAGTACACTCTTTAACTTCATATAAATTGGGTTTTTAATTGGTTTACGTATTTTTTTGAGCCTCCAAGATAGGCGAAAAGCTGATTTTAGCAAACGCTTGCACTATTGACGATAATCTGTGCCCATTTGTTGCAGAGCCGACAGAATAATTACTTGTTTCATGGATTCTTTTTCAACGATTTTGCTGCTCATTGCGTTATTTTAGCACTTTCAAACCCTGTCTATAATGAGGTTTCTACCACTTTTGTTTATAATTCTTTCAAAATCGTTTGTTTTTGGGCAAGTGGAAACGCCTGCCAAATGGCAAACCAGTACTTCTACTTCTTCTGCCAATATTGGTGAAGAACTAGATTTGATTTTTACAGCTGCCATTGACAATAGTTGGTACTTGTATTCTTCTGAGTTTGATTGCGAAGATGGCCCCATCAAAACAACCTTCACCTTTACTCCCGATGCGAGCTATCAATTGTTAGGCAAGTTGCGGGCTATTAAACCTGTTGATAAGCACGATAAAAGTTTTGAGTGTGATGTAAAGATTTTTAAAGGTACTGCAGAATTTAGGCAGCGCATAAAAGTACTTTCCACTAAACTAAAGATTGCAGGCGAATACGAATACCAAGTTTGCACTGATTTGACAGGAAAGTGCATCCCTGGCGATGGAGAGTTTTTATTTGATAAGATTAGGGTAATGGGGAAGGAGATAGGAGATAGGAGTCAGGAGACAGGAGCGGTCTCCAGTTCCGAGTTACCCGTTTCCAATTCCTCATCGATTGTTATTGACTCAGCAAAACTAGCAACTGGCAACAGGGAACTGGCAGCCATAAAAGGCCCGATTTTAGACCCATCTTTGCTCAAAGACGAAACCCAAAACCAATCGTTGTGGGGCTTTTTTTTGTTGGCATTTTTTGCTGGCCTTGCGGCATTATTGACGCCATGTGTTTTTCCCATGATCCCGATGACGGTAAGTTTTTTCACCGGGCGAGGCACAAAATTTCAAGCTTTTATTTACGGGCTATCCATCATTTTGATTTACACTTTAATCGGTGCGGTAGTGGCGCCCCTCATGGGACCTGAAACAGCTAACCATCTTTCTACTGAATGGATACCGAATCTGATTTTCTTTTTGGTGTTCATTGTATTCGGGCTTTCTTTTTTAGGATTGTTTGAAATCACCTTACCGGGATCAGTCATTAACAAAGTAGACCAGCAAGCAGAGAAGGGTGGATTGACGGGCGTATTTTTTATGGCCTTCACACTAGTGTTGGTGTCGTTCTCTTGCACAGGGCCGTTGGTGGGAAGCATTTTGGTTTCCTCGGCAGGTGGGGAGTTTTTGAAACCAATTATTGGCATGTTTGCCTTCGCGCTGGCATTTGCCATTCCGTTTACACTCTTCGCCTTCTTTCCGGGTTGGTTAAAATCATTGCCGAAATCTGGTGGGTGGTTGAATACAGTGAAAGTAGTTTTGGGTTTTGTTGAGATTGCATTAGCCTTTAAGTTTTTGAGTATTGCCGACCAAGCTTTTCATTGGAGAATGTTAGATCGCGAAATCAACATTGCCATTTGGATTGTGATTGGTTTATTGATTGGGATCTATTTAATGAAAGGCTTTCGCATGCCGGGTGATACGGGCAAAGATGCCGAAAACAAAACCGTAAGCGTATTGCGCGTTTCGTTGGCAACGATTGTTTTTACTTTCGTTATTTATTTGACTCCGGGCATGTGGGGCGCACCTCTCAAGGCCTTGGCGGGATACTTGCCACCGATGTCCACCCACGATTTCAACTTACTATCGGCCAACGAAAAACAAAATCCCAATCAGATTTGCGAGGCTCCCAAATATTCTGAGTTTCTCCACTTGCCACATGGCATCAATGGCTACTTCGATTACAAGCAAGCCCAAATGTGTGCACGTCAGCAAAACAAACCGCTATTCATTGACTTTACTGGGCATGGTTGCACCAATTGCCGCGAGATGGAAGCGCGCGTGTGGAGTGATCCGCAAGTATTGCAACGATTAAAAAATGATTACGTGGTGGTGGCGTTGTATGTAGATGATAAAACGGTGCTGCCCGAAAGCGAATGGTACACTTCTACCTATGACAAAAAAGTAAAGAAAACCATTGGCAAACAAAATGCGGATCTTCAAATTGAAAAGCTGAACAATAATGCACAACCATTATATGTGTTGGTTGGCACAGATGAAACGGTGCTCGTATCTCCCAAGCCATATGATTTAAAGGTGGAGAATTTTGTGAAATTTTTGGATGAAGGGAAGAAAAAGTTTAAGGAGGCAAAGTAAATTTTTAATACCAGGTTTTTTTGCATTAGTATGGTTTTGAAATAGTCAAAAGCCCCAACCTGTTTTGTCAGTAGGCTGACCGATTTTTGTCCAGAAGAAAAAGACATTTGCAGGAAAAAATGAAGAAGCTATTAATCGGTTTTATTCTTACTTTTCCCATCATGTTGTTTGGGCAAAAACCATCTGTCTTCTCTACCAAAAAGGGTGCTATTCAAGGCTACGATCCAGTTGCCTATTTTACTTTAGGTAAAGAGGTAAAGGGTACCGAAACCGATACACTTGTTTTTCAAAATGCAACCTGGCATTTTGCCGACCAAGCGAACTTGAACCTTTTTAAAACCTCGCCAGAAAAATATATGCCTCAGTTTGGAGGGTATTGTGCCTTTGGCATGTCACGCGGCTATAAAGCAGAAACGCAACCTAATGCATGGACCATTGTAGAAGGAAAGCTTTACCTTAAACCCAGATTTTGCAGTAGAACTATTTTGAACTAACCGGTAAGACTTAGTGGCAGGTTTATATTTTTAATATTTGAGAAAAGGCCATCATACCATTGTCTTCTTTTGAGTGGCACGGACATTTGCAATACCCATTTTTGAGCCTCTTCCTCCAACCAACTTCCAACTGCAAAGCAGTTGAACCTTAATGTTGAAAGCTTGGGCTGGGGCTGTTTCTGGTGGGTTATTTGCCGGAACAGGCTCATCAAATTATAGGCTACCATTACAAAACGCATAGCTGTTTCGGTAGCACAAAAGCTGTCCATGCAAAAACCTTCTGCACCAAAATCTTCTTTGAGTTCTTTTATCCTGTTCTCAGCATCTCCCCTGCGTTTATATTGTTCCCATATTTCCAATGCTGGCAATTTTTGGTTCGTTACAAAGGCGTGATATCTTTTACGGTATACTTTTTCGTCTGCTATGCCCATGCTACTAAATAATGTCTTTAGTTTTTTCCCTGTAGCCTTGGCCCTGATTTCTTCACTTTGCTTTATTACTACTATTCTTCTTGCACCGCTCCAGCCTCCTTGTTGGTAGCTTATTTCAGATATCCACAGCCCTTCCCCTACAGCATTCCATTGGGTAATATTATAAATGCTGACTTGTAGATTCGCATAGAGTTTACAGGCCATAACGTAGGGTATATCTTTTCCTTCAATGAAATCTAAGATCGTACTACTGCAAAAGCCACTATCGGCCCTGAACAATCCTATTGTTTTATTTTTGAGGATCGTAAAGGTCTCCTCTAAAAAGTGAATGCAGTTACTGTTGCTCCCTGTATTGCCACTGCGGTTCCAGCAGTTGGCCACCATGCGGATATCATTGACAAAAGCAAATAAGGGATGGTGGCTGCCCCTTCCAGGCTTCTTGGGGTTGTACCCTTTTTTGCTCCCTTCCTGTTCTCCATAGCGCGTGATAACGCTGCTGTCAACATCCAACGTGTAATTATCAAACTGCAGCTGCTCAAAAAACCAGCTATACAATTCAATGAAAAGATGGTGGTGCATGGAGGGTGTGAACTTTTTAAAGAAACGCCCAAATGTTGTTCCTGAAGCAACACGCTTCCATCCGAATATTTCGCGCAAAACTTCATCTACCCTAACCACTGCTGTATGGCTGAACCGAAAACATCCGATCCATGTACTTACCCAAAAACTCTCAATTATACTTATAGCATCGATGCTGTTGTTGCTCTTTCCTTCTGGCAATCCAAGGGTTGATAGCTTCTTGCTGATACCTGTCTTATCGATCAGCATTTTCATCTCCTTCATACCGCCCCAAGGAGTTACTAATCTATCGGTGTAGTGGTGTTCCATATTCAAAAATAAGACACTATGTCGTATCTATTCCTATTGCAAAATCTGGGTTAAATTATAACACCGATGTTCGCCAAAAATGGAACGAGGATCAGGCTGGATTTATACAAAAGGCCAATGAAAACTGGGCAAAAGTCAAGCAAAAGTAGCCCACCCATTGCTATTAAAATCGAAATTTTAGTTGAATTTAAGGCAAAATCATGTGCCAAGAAAAATAAGGTGGCTATAATGCCCAGTCCTTAAATTGAAGATTAAGGTTTACGCAGACTTCCTAAAGAAGGCACTAGCTCAAAAATAGGTCAAAACCCATCTTTTAACGTTACCGTTTTTCATTCGGCAGAAGATGCGTTAAAGGCTATGATCAAAGACGATAGCGCAAATAGAATCCTTGATCGCTATTTTGGAAAGGAAAGATGACGATTACCTATTTGGTTGATTACTTCAATTTGATTTCGTCCTTGAAGGCAACCGGTACTTTAACCGTAACCCCATGCACCGCCACGCGTAAGTTACCTGTAAACATGATCTGATATTTTTTGCCTCCAAAAAAACTAACCACGGCATCTAATAGGTTTATTTCTTCCAGCTTCAATTGAGCAACAATGGGCACGGTAAAATCTGCTTGACCCTTTACCACCAAATCCATTTGCTGGTCTACCTCAGCCGCTTTTTTTCCATCTACCAAAATGTCTACATCAATTTCCTTTAGCTTGGTTTGTGTTTTATTAGGATTATAAAAAACTGCATCGCCCTTCACCTGCAACTTACCATCTTCGGTGGTGATGAGTTCAATGTTTTTCACAGTTTTGAAAACAATAGGCTCTTTGGGTAAGCAACCAACTGCTAGGAAGGCGAATAAGAATGGTAAAAAAAATTTATTCATAAGGTTCACGGACAACAAAAATAAGGTACTTTTTCAGTTAATCGATAAATAGCAAAAATCCTTCCACTAAATTTGAGCAATGAGCCACGCGGAAGAATCTTATTTAAATAAACTAGCCGATGGACTGGCCGACCAGGGCTATGCCGAAGTGGATAACTTTTTGAGTCAGCAAGAAGTGCAAGCCATTCTCGCAACAGACGATTTTAAAAATGGATTGTTACAATTCAAAAAAGCGGGAATTGGCAAAAGCCAAGAGAAGCAAATTAACGAGAGCATACGTGGCGATTACATTCAATGGATTGATGGTGGCACTACCCAAAAGGCCGTGGAGGTGTATTTGAATAGATTGAGGCAGTTGATGGAGTTTGTCAATCGCACGTTGTATTTGAGTTTGAAAGATTTGGAGGTGCACCGAACCATTTACCCCATCGGTAGTTTTTACAAACGCCACCTCGACCAATTTAAAAAAGATGACAAGCGAAAACTGTCGGTGATTTGTTACCTGAATACAGATTGGAAGGAAAGTGAGGGAGGCCAACTCAGAATTTATTTACCCAACGGCAGCACAGATATTTTTCCCTTGGCAGGAAGATTGGTTTGCTTCCGCAGCGATTTGTTGGAGCATGAGGTGCTGCCCGCTACAAGAGAGCGATTGAGTTTGACAGGGTGGTTGTTGGATCGAGTAATTTTATAAAGAGTAAGTATAGAATAGGATTCAGATGTCCTTCCCAAAAGTTAATAGGTTGTTATCCGGGTCAAGCAAAGAAAACTCGCGCTGACCCCAGGGTTTGTTTTGAAGTGGAGCATTAGGGTGGATAGTCACTTTATTGGCAAGCAAAGATTGATATAACGCGTCAATGTCATTAGTGCGAATGTACACTTGGCCATAATTTTCTTTTGGGTCTAAGCCCTTGAACTCAAAGAAATGAATTTCAATCCCGTCTTTTTTAATGATCAGGTAATCGGGATAGTTATCATCACATTGAAAGCCTAGCTTATCGATGTAGTACTTTTTCGTAACTGCCTTGTCGCGCATGGGCAGTTTTGGATGGATAGCGGTAAGCATGGTGAAAAATTGGACTCCAACAAAGATAATCTAGTTGGCAGATATAAATTCCTCGGCATTGAACTTAATCTTATTTTTGTCAAGATCTAAATACTAACTAAAACAAAAAACCTATATGAACTTCCGCATCGAAAAAGACACCATGGGCGAGGTGCAAGTACCAGCCGACAAATATTGGGGCGCACAAACTGAGCGTTCGCGCAATAATTTTAAAATCGGCCCTGAGGCTAGCATGCCCAAAGAAATCATTCACGCGTTCGGCTACCTGAAAAAAGCAGCGGCTATGGCCAATCACGAGTTAGGGGCTCTTGCCGCAGACAAGAAAGATATGATAGCCACGGTTTGCGATGAGATTGTGGCCGGAAAATTAGACGATCAATTTCCTTTGGTGATCTGGCAGACAGGCTCGGGCACGCAAAGCAATATGAACGCGAACGAGGTGATTGCTTATCGTGCGCAGGTATTGAGCGGTGGAAAACTGACGGACGAGAAAAAGGTATTGCACCCGAATGACGATGTTAACAAGTCGCAATCTAGTAATGACACCTATCCTACCGCCATGCACATTGCTGCTTACAAGCAAGTAGTGGAAATCACCTTGCCGGGGATGCAAAAACTACGCGACACACTACATAAAAAAGCAACTGACTTTAAATCTATCGTAAAAACCGGGCGTACTCACTTTATGGATGCTACTCCACTTACCCTTGGTCAGGAGTTTGGCGGTTATGCGCAACAATTAGATAACGGTATTCGCGCGATCAACAATTCG
This genomic window contains:
- a CDS encoding outer membrane lipoprotein-sorting protein, which codes for MKLKSVLTMAAMIFFVAANAQTADEIIAKYFENTGGLDKWKAVQGVKMTAKVNQQGMDIPLELVFMKDGRQMTKITIQGKEVKQGVFDGTTLWSTNFMNQKAEKSDAESTENLKANLGSDYPFVFLMYKEKKFKLELLGKESVDGTETFKLKMTKNPIKVDGKPEESVEFYYFDAENFVPLMVESEIKSGENKGMIAQSKFSDFQEVGGLMIPFSWAQGAKGQPSGQPLVITNIELNPKIDQSAFAFPAEK
- a CDS encoding IS1380 family transposase gives rise to the protein MEHHYTDRLVTPWGGMKEMKMLIDKTGISKKLSTLGLPEGKSNNSIDAISIIESFWVSTWIGCFRFSHTAVVRVDEVLREIFGWKRVASGTTFGRFFKKFTPSMHHHLFIELYSWFFEQLQFDNYTLDVDSSVITRYGEQEGSKKGYNPKKPGRGSHHPLFAFVNDIRMVANCWNRSGNTGSNSNCIHFLEETFTILKNKTIGLFRADSGFCSSTILDFIEGKDIPYVMACKLYANLQVSIYNITQWNAVGEGLWISEISYQQGGWSGARRIVVIKQSEEIRAKATGKKLKTLFSSMGIADEKVYRKRYHAFVTNQKLPALEIWEQYKRRGDAENRIKELKEDFGAEGFCMDSFCATETAMRFVMVAYNLMSLFRQITHQKQPQPKLSTLRFNCFAVGSWLEEEAQKWVLQMSVPLKRRQWYDGLFSNIKNINLPLSLTG
- a CDS encoding thioredoxin family protein is translated as MRFLPLLFIILSKSFVFGQVETPAKWQTSTSTSSANIGEELDLIFTAAIDNSWYLYSSEFDCEDGPIKTTFTFTPDASYQLLGKLRAIKPVDKHDKSFECDVKIFKGTAEFRQRIKVLSTKLKIAGEYEYQVCTDLTGKCIPGDGEFLFDKIRVMGKEIGDRSQETGAVSSSELPVSNSSSIVIDSAKLATGNRELAAIKGPILDPSLLKDETQNQSLWGFFLLAFFAGLAALLTPCVFPMIPMTVSFFTGRGTKFQAFIYGLSIILIYTLIGAVVAPLMGPETANHLSTEWIPNLIFFLVFIVFGLSFLGLFEITLPGSVINKVDQQAEKGGLTGVFFMAFTLVLVSFSCTGPLVGSILVSSAGGEFLKPIIGMFAFALAFAIPFTLFAFFPGWLKSLPKSGGWLNTVKVVLGFVEIALAFKFLSIADQAFHWRMLDREINIAIWIVIGLLIGIYLMKGFRMPGDTGKDAENKTVSVLRVSLATIVFTFVIYLTPGMWGAPLKALAGYLPPMSTHDFNLLSANEKQNPNQICEAPKYSEFLHLPHGINGYFDYKQAQMCARQQNKPLFIDFTGHGCTNCREMEARVWSDPQVLQRLKNDYVVVALYVDDKTVLPESEWYTSTYDKKVKKTIGKQNADLQIEKLNNNAQPLYVLVGTDETVLVSPKPYDLKVENFVKFLDEGKKKFKEAK
- a CDS encoding YHS domain protein, with the protein product MKKLLIGFILTFPIMLFGQKPSVFSTKKGAIQGYDPVAYFTLGKEVKGTETDTLVFQNATWHFADQANLNLFKTSPEKYMPQFGGYCAFGMSRGYKAETQPNAWTIVEGKLYLKPRFCSRTILN
- a CDS encoding VOC family protein codes for the protein MLTAIHPKLPMRDKAVTKKYYIDKLGFQCDDNYPDYLIIKKDGIEIHFFEFKGLDPKENYGQVYIRTNDIDALYQSLLANKVTIHPNAPLQNKPWGQREFSLLDPDNNLLTFGKDI
- a CDS encoding 2OG-Fe(II) oxygenase, with the translated sequence MSHAEESYLNKLADGLADQGYAEVDNFLSQQEVQAILATDDFKNGLLQFKKAGIGKSQEKQINESIRGDYIQWIDGGTTQKAVEVYLNRLRQLMEFVNRTLYLSLKDLEVHRTIYPIGSFYKRHLDQFKKDDKRKLSVICYLNTDWKESEGGQLRIYLPNGSTDIFPLAGRLVCFRSDLLEHEVLPATRERLSLTGWLLDRVIL